agatggaccaATATAATAGCCCATGCTCAGCTAAAGAGCAGTTTAGCAAATATTTTTGCCTTTCAATGGAATAAAAGCTGAATgtgctcaacactatgcactatgTTTCAAAGCATAAGAAACCATTAAAGCCTATATAAGGCAATAAAAATCAATTCCAATAGACGGAACAAAATACAAGGCCTTTCTAAATTTAGGCCTACTACAAATTTAGACAATAAAAAACAGCAACAAAGAAAGGCTATGGCCAAATACTGTATAAAGCATTCCTCATCATTTACATGTCTTTACAAACCGTCATGGCTACCATTCTTTAGCTTAGCCTACTTCTTAAGCACGACGGCAAGTTTTTCATTATACATATAAGCATCTCTGCATTTTTGGAAGTCCGCCTGTTCCTCTTCTCATCTACAACATTCACTGCTGTGCTGAAAAGTCGCTCACCATCTACACTTGTGCATAGCGCGCAGAGGTAGGCTTGTGTTGCTTCTACAAGTGCGGGAAGCGGCTTTTATTGTCCTGACAGAAAACAGGTGGCTGTCCGCTTTGTGGAATAAGAGGCTCTGACAAATAGAGGTTCATCTGTGATGCGGTTTGGTTGCTGGTGTCGCTGCCATGTTCCATGTCTTCACCCAGTTATTCAGCATACATAGCCTGCAAAGAGCCAGCTCATGGTACTTTCTCTGGGGGCTCGGAGCCACTCGCCTCCGAACTGTTCTCATCATACTGCCGTTCCTGGCCGGGGCCTGAACAGGCAGCCAGGATACCTGAAAGCAGAACACGTAGCTGTGGCAGGGCTCCAGAGTGCGAACATTTAGTCGCATTTTGCACCTAGTTTTGGCGTCAGTGCAAGTAAATTTTAAACCTAGGCAGACTGGTGGCAACTTGCAATATAACccgagttttttttaaattatgtgaAAACCAGAAAGAGCgagaacttgtgtgtgtgtgtgtgtgtgtgtgtgtgtgtgtgtacccacgtgtgagagagagaggagttacTGCAAGGGTCTCGTGACATGACCAAAACAAAgcagcattttgtgtgtgtgtatgtggggggggggtcacgcacGGGATGTCAGTTGCCACTCAGTAGGACTTGACTTGCTCTCActgtgaaatgaacaatgaaacaaactattgatttgtttttttaaaagaaaagaccttccttcagaccctcctcctattccaccgacccaaactgatgacagctCTGACAAGGAAGCAGCAGGTGATGTGAAAAAGGCAAAGACGTATTCCTTCCAACAGGAATGGCTTGTGCAATATCCATGCAACTTAGCAAAGAAAAAGGCACCATGTACTGCACGTATTGTTCTCAGTGTGGGCCACCTTTTGCGGGGAAAACCAAGTTTGCCGACCCCTCGACCGGCACCACTATGTTCAAGCATGGCAATAAAGCCATGACTTGGGACATGCACTCGAACTTCAGATGTCACTTGTAAAACTAATTGATGCGACGTCCTTCAAAATGCTGTCAATATGCCTATACACTGTTTGGTATAACTGCGGCAGGCATATGTCCATGAAATATTTACGCCCTGCGTGGCTCCAAGTAGGTAATAAGTCGTCGGTACCCTTCATCTTGCACTACTTAAAGAGGCTGCTGATCAAGGCCAATGAATTCCAGGCTGATATTTCTTTTGACTTCTTACTGTCGCCGCTATAGGGTTCCTGCCGTTTAAATGTCTCCCTAACTGACAACTGAGTGAAGGAAGGCCGAGTCGCTAAAGGGTTAACTCGCTTTACTGACTTTGCACTGGCTTGCCTTTCGCACTTGCCGTATTCTTTGACATGGCGAATTCTCAAATGTCTGGTTCGTTGTATTAAAATGTCATTGTTGCGTTCCACCACGAGGGATTTCTGCTTCACACACATTGCATATAGCCATTTTAGTGTCTTTTTCGAGCACCTTGTAGAACTGCAAGACTGGTGAAGCCAACTTCTTTTGCCGCGCATTGAGAAATGTCTCACGTATTTTGCGTTATCTGATCGGCTCTTCTGATTGATCGAAGCTCTCTATAAAAGCCAAACTATTTACAATGATAATCGGCCAATAATGATCAGCGGCCGATTGATCGGAGCATCCCTATACATAGGTGATGAAACATATCCGTCAAAAAAGGTATCCAGaagaactgagtcaaccttcttttgTGTCACATAAAGGCCTGTTTCCTCATGAAATTATGTCAAGATTGCAGTCTGTAGTAAAACAGCAGAAAACAACAGTTTTCTTGGATAAACATTTGATAATTAATGTGACTAAAATTAAACATGCATTAATTAAATCCTTATGTCATCACACTTAACTATGTTGGAACATAGATTGCAAAAAattagtaaaattttaaaatgcaGGTGCACAACATTGTCATTCAAATCAAACAGTACGAGCATTTTCCCCTTTCTGAGCATTAAGAGTATTTGTATTAAACACCATAGAAATAACAGCGTCAACATCATCTTGTATTCCGTGTAAACACATTTCAtcgtaaatttaaaaaaaaaggtcaaatATAAAGATGTAATTTTGTGTACAGATGGTCCCAACTGACCAATAAAAAGAGCCTCTATGACTTGCacattattgctgatgtatgagTTACTGTCCTCATCTCAACAGTTGTTACGACCCCCTTTGCAATTCATATGGAGATGTCAGAGATGAGTCCACACAGCCTTTTCAAGGCACGAATGTTGTGCCATTAAGCCTCGCCGTTCTGTGTAAAAGGTACGAAGACCGCATGGGGGGTCATTTCTGTTCCGGTATTAAGCCAGTAACAGAGCTAATCACAAAGCTGAATCGTCATCTGTGTAAAAAGGGACAGCCGGCAGGACGGGACAGCAGACGCTGTTGTATTACACGTCGTGATGCCTCTGCTTCTGGAACACCACCATGCCATCTATGTATGTAAAAATCACACACTAGGGCTAGGTATTGGCAAGGACCTCACGATATGATATATATCAAGATACATGGGTCATGGTATATTGCAATACATTGCAATACTCTACATAATTTACTGATTTAAAAATACAGCTGGAAATATAGCTTGTTACCACCTGGGTAGTCTAATATTTACATCATTTATTTTGATAACTCAGCAGACAAATTGAATCAAAGCTATTTAATCAAAAATTTCCACCCCAATTCATAAGAACGGTATTTGCGTTTCACACTGTTACTGAATACACTGAACTGAAATGTGGATGCCATAACatcatatgaaaataaagtgtGCGCATAAAATATTCTTATTTTATGAACACACTGAAATACTGAGCtgtgttgatttttttccctttttttgcaCAGCCCTATCACACACTGGGGCACCTTTATGCCACCTTTGCTTGGCTCAATGTAAAGAACAAAGCCAGTGTAAAGACAAGTCTCCATTACACCGTTATTGTGGAATCTGTAAAAACGCCTCATGTTGTTAAGAGTAATCAGTCTTGTGAAAGTGATGTTGGTCAGAGTAATAGGAGATGTGTCAATAACGTGTCAATTACAAACGGAATCCTAATCCAATAAGTGGGATTCAACGGTCTTTGATGCACAGAGTACTCTGGAACACGCTGTAATCATATGGTGTGTGTGACTATCTCTCTGTCATGGGAGACAGGAGTGTGAAtgtaggtttttttcccccctcccccttgaatttCCCCTCGGAGATACTAATAAAGTCCTATTTCCCTTCTTGACAAAACTCAAATAATCCTGTTACATGCCTCCCTATAACGTGTAGTATTTAAACACACCATTAAACCCACTATGACCTAATCTGAACTCTGTTAAAATGACCTACTTGCTCACGTTTTGTACAATTTACTGAGAACTGGAAACACGAACCACATCAAAAAAAGCCTCAAATCAAAGATGACTTTTTGGGAAGCAGAAGAAAGAGGGTGCAGAAGGAGTTGTAACCATCATCACTGGAACAAATAAACTTTAATGAAAGCATACCGACTAATCATGGCTTTCAGTGAATCAAAGCTCTTTCACAACTCACGTCAATCAAAACTCGGTGCAAGCATACATAATAGCTGGAACATGCAAACAGAAAGCAAGACAATTTAAACCCTTCTTGAACTCGACCCCTCCCCCCTTCATAATGCTACGTTTTGTGAGAAGATGGGTTTGATTGGGTTAGATCGGCGTTTTGGAGGGGATGATTAGGGGTGAAGAAATGGACTGAATATTTGCAGCATTACACCTTGTCCTTATTGCATGCAGACCAAGTGAGCATCAAACACGAAAACACATGTGTTATACTAAAACCAATCCCAGTGTCCCTTCAAGGATGCCTATGATTCATGTGTATTTTCCGAAGTGACTCAGCTACCAAGACTTTCAAAAATGGCATCTTTAGATGAAATTATTCCTTTGTCCCAGATAAATACAACAAACCAATTCATGCTGGAAAAGTGAGAAAATGATAAAGGATTCAAAATACCAACGTGTATAATAAATCTGCTCGATTATTCTGAAGAACTTTGCGTGCGATTATGTTGAGTGAGTGTGCTGTGATGGTGCCCACTAGGCTTGTAACGATGGGATCGTATATCTATGATTGAAGGGATGATCGACGATTGGCTTTTCCTACACCAATATTTGGGTGATTTTAACTAACTTACTATCAGAACTTagatactgtaaaaaaaaacatctaaaaactgcatcttcttctttcggcttgttccccgtttctctggggtcgccacagtggattttacagtttccaacaggaccctgcgagggcacagcaccaatggcggccaccGTTAATCTGGGCCTTGAcctatccggtatggagcctcaaccgatccggtatggttttgtcaatctgcatactgatttggcaaaactttacgccagatgcctttcctgacgcaaccactaataaccctgtggacgggggcacaggtaaagcactggatgccatcgaAGTATTCAGACTTGCACTTTTGCCTGTCGCAAAGTCTAGAAACTGCATCCTACTGTGCATTTAATGAAGTTTCCATGTCCGCCCGCTGAACCCCTTTAATCAGCACGAGTGACTttctgtatgctcaataatctaggtaggGAAATCAAtccatctggacgcaacgtttattgagaaacgtttcatcactcatcactcaaatgactgcaggtatcccacctttacttactatccttactaaagttatattgtagcgaactcggggggcagcccgggaaccgtcgcagccgggacgcgaactcgggtctcccgcaccacgggcgactacgttaaccagacgacttaaggatccgacccgttagccaaactATTGCAACTATTCCaaaaaccctctgtgaatagtagacGTTGCCATCGTAACTCTTGTTAATGTTAACagcaacttgcatatgaaaccgatcgtcgtTTTCCGGCGTTAGCTAAACTCGACAACGGGCATAGGCCTTGAGAGCAGTCAACAATTCGACCGATTGGCTAACAACACACCAAAAACGCATTTGCGTTTAAAGACAAGCTCTATaccaaaagacagacacataggttTAACATTGGGGAAAAGAAGTCAAAAATCACCGCGTCAAATtgaaccatcaaaaaagacatgcatgttagggctaatgtgtacccctgaccgaggcatggcaaaaaACGAACCGGAGTTGGTCGCCGGGCGCtgcgcggcggctgcccactgctcctagctacacagctaagatgggttaaatgcagagcacaatttcccCGCGGGGGTTTAGTAAAGTATACCACAATCAAATGAAAAACTCAAATGTAAACCAACTCAACGATCTGCGCACAACATCAGTTACTAAGCTAAACACTGTTAGCTCGACCTGTTAACTAACGTTAGCATCCGGCTATCGCTTCCCGATTTAGCTGGTTGAGCTAAGATTAGACGTTAGCAAAGTTTACCTCCATGTTGAACGCGTTCACGGCATCCATGGTTGTTCGTTTCAACGGAAAAGATCCAAgtttgattgttgttgttgttttttcggtCTTTCTGACTATTCTCTCAAACCTTATGACGACCTAGCTCGCCTCATCGTCGCACCGTACAGGCGAAATTCCACCGaacgagggaaaaaaaaaagagaagacctTGTTTTATCTGTCACGTTGCTGTACACGAACTCGACACACTTAGCTCCTCCCCTTCCTTTGCGCCGGCGCCTAAGGCCGCACGCGACGTGCCGCGCTCGCGCGGTAGCCCTAGTCTTCACGGCGCGTTTCCACTGTGCGACCCGTGCCCGGCCAGCTTCTTGTCCCGCGCCatcgtgttttgttttttcttttttttggttttccggcGGCCTCCCCGAGCTTCCAGTCGCGCCCCGCCGGTGCTTTCAAACGGGCCGGGGAGCCATGGCGAGTGCGAGCAACAGCCGCCAGTATTGGTCCATGAGTGAAACAAAAGCGTTGCTCAACATATGGGCCGACGAGGCCGTTCAGCAACAACTGGAGGGCGTGTGTCGCAATGAAGAAGTCATCCAGTTTATGGTAGACGAGCTGGCCAAGTCGGGGATACAGCGCACAACCACCCAAGTTAGGGAGAAGCTGAAAAAGATGAGGCATCTGTACAAGGCGGCGAAGCGAGACGGCAAGAAGAATTTCCCTTTTCTGGAGCTGATGGACAGGGTGCtcggggggagaggagagggtcAGCTGGGAGCAGAGACTTGTCAAATTCCCAAAGCTACAAACAAGTCTTTGACTCACCCGGGAGGTAAGTATGTGTCGTCGTCGTCCCAGTGAGATAAAAACACAGACGAGCATGCGAAATTATAAAATCACAAGACTTATCAATAGTCTTATACACGTGTGTTTTTTTCCTCCATCAATTACAGATTTAATGAACCGTAAGTTTACGGCCGTTCCTATGTTAAATTGCCACAGGTTAGGCAGGGAATGGCTCTTAAGCCCTCCCTAAACGTAGTCTCACCTGTCTGTCTCCACTTCTGCGGTCTGTGGAGCGTGGCAATTCAGatactttgtttgttttatatatgGTTACTTTGTTTTAATTTTACCACTGACATACATTTCACAGAAAACTCGGAAAGCGGCGGTATTCCTGCAGCGAGAAGAGGAACAAATCTGTTCCCTAGAATAAAACCCGGTAAGTTGAACAACAGATTTTCCCAGCATGCTGTTCCCCCAGATATTAAAATGGCATCGCTGGAAGAAATTCTTAACGAGACTAGTCACCATAGGTGAATCATTCACTTTAAGTAGTGGTAAGAAAACGGCCATAAGCAGCTCTTCATGCACCTGCTTCTTGGAGCTGTCATTCCCCAATTTAAATCAGCACATGGATGTGAAAAGTGAAACGTTGGTTTTGTCGATCCTAATCATATTTGGCCCGATATTTTCCAAGAATTTCAATATTGGGATCACAATTTTCCTGAGTGTAATGTGGCGTTCCAGCTGAAAAGATTGAAGTAGATCAATGCTATTAAAGTAATTCAAAAACCATTTTAACACGTGTGACAGTTGTTGCATGCTTGCAGAGACCCGTAAACGGAGGGCCAACAGTGACACTACGAAGGAGTTCCTTAATGCAATGGCAGAATGCCACAGGCAGTGGTTGGAGAAGGAGCAGGAGCTCAGGAGGGAGGAATGGGAGAGGGAGACCAAGTTGAGGCATGAAGAGATGCAACAAGAGCTGGCTTTAAGAAGGGAGGAGGGGGAGCGAGAGGAAAGACTGAGACTTGCGGAGATGGAAGCTCGGAGAAAGGACAATGAGCTACTAACGTCTTGCTTGACACAAATTGTAAAGTTTATTGCAAAGGACCCTGGCACGATGTAAGATCATTATATCATTAAGATTATTAATACAGCATATTCCCTGAACTCGAATGCCTTACAAAGAACATAAAAGCACAATAAGGCCTTACTCCAGGCCAATGACAATGGAGTGCGTCTGCTCATGGTTATTCAGAACAAAGTGGCTGTCTCGTCAGAATTAGTTTTATAAAGTCATAAGCCCAGCGCTGCGCATTAGCATGATTCACTTTTATGAAGCGCCTGTGGCTTAAGGTATTTATGACAGGCCCCAGTGCATGCTAGTTACTAGttgtgaagcacacacacacacaccattaggcgtatatatatatatatattttttattttaccaACAATGTTTTGGATTTTACTGTTGAATGAGTTACTTAGGCTATTGTATTGGGAGAGAGGTCAAAAAGAAAGCTATCAGAGCCATGGATAGCGGTCTGACACACTAACGTAAACAGACAAATCAACAAGTCAACTAATCAACCAACTATAGCTGGAATGTTTACACAACTATAGCTGTTATTGGGAAGGTATGTAGGTAATAAAAGGCATCATCAGGCAAGTTGCTAGATAAATAGCATATAAAATACTGTAACTATGCATAGCTGACTAGAGCTAACAATTTATTGTTGACATGGATAAATTgtttctgcagtcagtttaactAGTTGCTTGTTGCCGTCTGCTTCACATCAGAGAAGCATTAATGAGCTGATCTCCATGACTGAAACGTAGGGCGAAATCGTTGTTGCTGGTGAAAACTTTCAAAGAAGTAACAATCAAAACATGCACTGTGATGTGTCATTACTGCAATTCAAAATCCTCTGTTGCACACACGTCCTGGTGTAAATCATTTGTGCAGTATTTCAAGCGCAGTAATGAAGTTGTCTTTTCTTTCTGCCTCTTGTATGTTTGAAATGCATGACTGCTCGCTCAGCTTGCAGATGTGCTCAGCTCGTCAGTCTTGACGTTCAGATTTTGCACCTAAACTAGCGATACCGTATCATCTGGTCACATGATCAAATAGAGATTTGACATTACCCAGCAATCATAATTGCATATCTGTACGTCACAAACATACCAAAGAACAtacattgtctttatgcatgctcaataatccaggtaaggaaattacagaaagttgaatcagttcatctggacacaacatttattgagagaaaatgtctcatcgctcatctaagtgacctaaaCTGacgacgtccccaccgacacagcggctggggaaggggagaaatcccacattaaacaggccctggttaagtgaggttatcctaactgggcgcttgtcaaagccaggaagacatccaaacagtgcaccagccaatcgaagagaggagaaggacaacagctgtctaagcataaaccagtggcgattccgcatgtggcgggagtgtcgaaaCAGCTGAGACACATacagaagagggaacaaccatccctgaacctaaGGGGGGGCTATTCGAAGTGTGGTACTGATTATCGTTTCGGAATTTCTTTAGCTAAAAAAAATGTGCACCAGGAGAAATTGAAAGTAGTTGAAATTACTGTACATTTTCTGTCATAACCTGTTGTACCATAAAACTGGTATCAGGATCACCATGTTTTGGTGGCCTGCCATTTGTAGGATAAAGCTGACTGTCGGCAGTCCACTCTGGAAGGGATACATCCATGTTTTTCTCACAGAGATTGTGTAGAACGCAGCATGTCTCTATCATATGCTTGACAGCCTCAACATTGCAGTCATTTCGTTTGCTCAGACATGTCCACCTGCCCTTCAACCTCCCAAATGCTTGGTCAGCCACACAGCGCGCTTGACTAATCTGAgtgttgaacagttcttgttcaGGTGTCAGCCAGCCTGTGTTGGGGTACGGTTTGACAAGCCAGTTTTGTGAAGGATACTTAACGTCACCGAGAATAAAGTGACCGATACCTGTTCCACAAATTTGATGCATTCTGCTGGGGAAATGGTCAGACACCCATGATTGTCCAGATCCACTGCAATCATTTACCCACCTTGGGCAGCTCATGTTCAAATCCCAGAATAAACCTTTGCCATCAACAACTGCTTGTGATAAGATAGCCAGATAAAATTCTTCGTTAGGCTGATCTGACTGATAGTGCGGCGGTCTGATGACTGGAACGTGAATACTGTCTATGACACCAATACACTGTGGGATGCCATATGTCTGGTAGAAATGGTCTGCCATTGCAGCAAGGTCTGCGTGGTTCGGTGTTACAACAAGTTGTGGTTTAAGTACTTCAATAACTGCTGTACAAAACTCGTGCACACAGCGGCAAACTGAGGCCACTCCCACGGCGAAAAGGTTGGACAAAGTTTTGTAGTCACAGGAGTTTGCCAGTTTGTAGAGCGCCAAACCCACTCTTTTCTGTAGGGGTATGCAAAGGCGATATGTGGTGTCTTGTCTTTTCAGCCGAGGCTTTAGCGTTCTGCAGAGGTATGAGAAAGTTTCCCTCGACACCCTGAAATGCTGCAGCCACTGATCATCTGTAAAAGCAGCTGCCGTTTCTTCCCACCACGCACTGTTCCTTGGGTAGAACCACACCTTGGCTCTTCTGCGCATGTGGGTCTTCAGAAATGTATGGGTG
This DNA window, taken from Lampris incognitus isolate fLamInc1 chromosome 7, fLamInc1.hap2, whole genome shotgun sequence, encodes the following:
- the LOC130115457 gene encoding uncharacterized protein LOC130115457, whose translation is MASASNSRQYWSMSETKALLNIWADEAVQQQLEGVCRNEEVIQFMVDELAKSGIQRTTTQVREKLKKMRHLYKAAKRDGKKNFPFLELMDRVLGGRGEGQLGAETCQIPKATNKSLTHPGENSESGGIPAARRGTNLFPRIKPETRKRRANSDTTKEFLNAMAECHRQWLEKEQELRREEWERETKLRHEEMQQELALRREEGEREERLRLAEMEARRKDNELLTSCLTQIVKFIAKDPGTM
- the LOC130115907 gene encoding putative nuclease HARBI1, which translates into the protein MEGDVCAGILLSVVARCRARQVQQDTQIESRRRLRRQLLLSARRLRLRRLRQTWERRGERHRQCRLHRLCAHDVWMKTITHTFLKTHMRRRAKVWFYPRNSAWWEETAAAFTDDQWLQHFRVSRETFSYLCRTLKPRLKRQDTTYRLCIPLQKRVGLALYKLANSCDYKTLSNLFAVGVASVCRCVHEFCTAVIEVLKPQLVVTPNHADLAAMADHFYQTYGIPQCIGVIDSIHVPVIRPPHYQSDQPNEEFYLAILSQAVVDGKGLFWDLNMSCPRVDCRQSALSYKWQATKTW